A single genomic interval of Tursiops truncatus isolate mTurTru1 chromosome 1, mTurTru1.mat.Y, whole genome shotgun sequence harbors:
- the SFPQ gene encoding splicing factor, proline- and glutamine-rich isoform X2, whose protein sequence is MSRDRFRSRGGGGGGFHRRGGGGGRGGLHDFRSPPPGMGLNQNRGPLGPGPGQGGPKPPIPPPPPHQQQQQPPPQQPPPQQPPPLQPPPHQPPHPQPPHQPPPPPQDSSKPAVPQGPGPAPGVGSAPPASGSAPPATPPTSGAPTGPGPTPTPPPAVTSAPPGVPPPAPPSSGVPTTPPQAGGPPPPPAGVPGPGPKQGPGAGGPKGGKMPGGPKPGGGPGLSTPGGHPKPPHRGGGEPRGGRQHHPPYHQQHHQGPPPGGPGGRSEEKISDSEGFKANLSLLRRPGEKTYTQRCRLFVGNLPADITEDEFKRLFAKYGEPGEVFINKGKGFGFIKLESRALAEIAKAELDDTPMRGRQLRVRFATHAAALSVRNLSPYVSNELLEEAFSQFGPIERAVVIVDDRGRSTGKGIVEFASKPAARKAFERCSEGVFLLTTTPRPVIVEPLEQLDDEDGLPEKLAQKNPMYQKERETPPRFAQHGTFEYEYSQRWKSLDEMEKQQREQVEKNMKDAKDKLESEMEDAYHEHQANLLRQDLMRRQEELRRMEELHNQEMQKRKEMQLRQEEERRRREEEMMIRQREMEEQMRRQREESYSRMGYMDPRERDMRMGGGGAMNMGDPYGSGGQKFPPLGGGGGIGYEANPGVPPATMSGSMMGSDMRTERFGQGGAGPVGGQGPRGMGPGTPAGYGRGREEYEGPNKKPRF, encoded by the exons ATGTCTCGGGACCGGTTCCGAAGTCggggcggtggcggtggcggttTCCACCGACGCGGAGGGGGAGGCGGCCGCGGCGGCCTCCACGATTTCCGCTCCCCGCCACCCGGCATGGGCCTCAATCAGAACCGCGGACCTTTGGGGCCCGGCCCGGGCCAGGGCGGCCCCAAGCCTCCGATCCCGCCACCGCCTCCGcaccagcaacagcagcagccacCGCCGCAGCAGCCGCCACCACAGCAGCCGCCGCCGCTTCAGCCGCCGCCGCACCAGCCGCCGCATCCGCAGCCGCCGCatcagccgccgccgccgccacagGACTCATCTAAGCCTGCCGTCCCTCAGGGACCCGGCCCTGCTCCCGGAGTAGGCAGCGCTCCCCCGGCCTCCGGCTCGGCGCCGCCCGCCACACCCCCGACTTCGGGGGCCCCCACGGGGCCAGGCCCCACCCCGACCCCGCCGCCCGCTGTCACCTCGGCGCCCCCCGGGGTGCCCCCGCCCGCGCCGCCGAGCAGCGGGgtccccaccacccccccgcaGGCTGGCGGCCCGCCGCCTCCACCCGCGGGGGTCCCGGGCCCCGGGCCTAAGCAGGGCCCAGGAGCCGGCGGCCCCAAAGGCGGCAAAATGCCAGGCGGGCCGAAGCCCGGCGGCGGCCCGGGCCTAAGCACTCCTGGCGGCCACCCCAAGCCGCCGCACCGAGGCGGCGGGGAGCCCCGCGGGGGCCGGCAACACCACCCGCCCTACCACCAGCAGCACCACCAAGGGCCGCCACCCGGCGGGCCCGGGGGCCGCAGTGAGGAGAAGATCTCTGACTCCGAG GGGTTTAAAGCCAACTTGTCTCTCTTGAGGAGGCCTGGAGAGAAAACTTACACGCAGCGTTGTCGGTTGTTTGTTGGTAATCTACCTGCTGATATCACGGAGGATGAATTCAAAAGATTATTTGCTAAATATGGAGAACCAGGAGAAGTTTTTATCAACAAAGGCAAAGGATTTGGATTTATTAAGCtt GAATCTAGAGCATTAGCTGAAATTGCTAAAGCTGAACTTGATGATACACCCATGAGAGGTAGACAGCTTCGGGTTCGATTTGCCACACATGCTGCTGCCCTTTCTGTTCGAAATCTTTCACCTTATGTTTCCAATGAACTGTTGGAAGAAGCCTTTAGTCAGTTTGGTCCTATTGAAAGGGCTGTTGTAATTGTGGATGATCGTGGAAGATCTACAGGGAAAGGCATTGTTGAATTTGCTTCTAAACCAGCAGcaagaaaagcatttgaaagaTGCAGTGAAGGTGTTTTCTTACTAACAAC AACTCCTCGTCCAGTCATTGTGGAACCCCTTGAACAGTTAGATGATGAAGATGGTCTTCCTGAAAAACTTGCACAGAAGAATCCAATGTATCAAAA GGAGAGAGAAACCCCTCCTCGTTTTGCCCAGCATGGCACATTTGAGTATGAGTATTCTCAGAGGTGGAAGTCcctggatgaaatggaaaaacagcaGCGGGAACAAGttgaaaaaaacatgaaagatgCAAAGGACAAATTGGAAAGTGAAATGGAAGATGCCTATCATGAGCATCAGGCAAATCTTTTGCGGCAAG ATCTGATGAGACGCCAGGAAGAATTAAGACGCATGGAAGAACTTCACAATCAAGAAATGCAGAAACGTAAAGAGATGCAGTTGAG GCAAGAGGAGGAACGACGtaggagggaagaagagatgaTGATTCGTCAACGTGAGATGGAAGAACAAATGAGACGCCAAAGAGAGGAAAGTTATAGCCGGATGGGCTACATGGATCCG agagaaagagacatgaGAATGGGCGGTGGAGGAGCAATGAACATGGGAG ATCCCTATGGTTCAGGAGGCCAGAAATTTCCACCtctaggtggtggtggtggcataGGTTATGAAGCTAATCCTGGAGTTCCACCGGCAACAATGAGTGGTTCCATGATGGGAAGCGACATG CGTACTGAGCGCTTTGGGCAGGGAGGTGCGGGACCTGTGGGTGGACAGGGTCCTAGAGGAATGGGGCCTGGAACTCCGGCAGGATATGGTAGAGGGAGAGAAGAGTATGAAGGCCCAAACAAGAAACCCCGATTTTAG
- the SFPQ gene encoding splicing factor, proline- and glutamine-rich isoform X1 produces MSRDRFRSRGGGGGGFHRRGGGGGRGGLHDFRSPPPGMGLNQNRGPLGPGPGQGGPKPPIPPPPPHQQQQQPPPQQPPPQQPPPLQPPPHQPPHPQPPHQPPPPPQDSSKPAVPQGPGPAPGVGSAPPASGSAPPATPPTSGAPTGPGPTPTPPPAVTSAPPGVPPPAPPSSGVPTTPPQAGGPPPPPAGVPGPGPKQGPGAGGPKGGKMPGGPKPGGGPGLSTPGGHPKPPHRGGGEPRGGRQHHPPYHQQHHQGPPPGGPGGRSEEKISDSEGFKANLSLLRRPGEKTYTQRCRLFVGNLPADITEDEFKRLFAKYGEPGEVFINKGKGFGFIKLESRALAEIAKAELDDTPMRGRQLRVRFATHAAALSVRNLSPYVSNELLEEAFSQFGPIERAVVIVDDRGRSTGKGIVEFASKPAARKAFERCSEGVFLLTTTPRPVIVEPLEQLDDEDGLPEKLAQKNPMYQKERETPPRFAQHGTFEYEYSQRWKSLDEMEKQQREQVEKNMKDAKDKLESEMEDAYHEHQANLLRQDLMRRQEELRRMEELHNQEMQKRKEMQLRQEEERRRREEEMMIRQREMEEQMRRQREESYSRMGYMDPRERDMRMGGGGAMNMGDPYGSGGQKFPPLGGGGGIGYEANPGVPPATMSGSMMGSDMVRMIDVG; encoded by the exons ATGTCTCGGGACCGGTTCCGAAGTCggggcggtggcggtggcggttTCCACCGACGCGGAGGGGGAGGCGGCCGCGGCGGCCTCCACGATTTCCGCTCCCCGCCACCCGGCATGGGCCTCAATCAGAACCGCGGACCTTTGGGGCCCGGCCCGGGCCAGGGCGGCCCCAAGCCTCCGATCCCGCCACCGCCTCCGcaccagcaacagcagcagccacCGCCGCAGCAGCCGCCACCACAGCAGCCGCCGCCGCTTCAGCCGCCGCCGCACCAGCCGCCGCATCCGCAGCCGCCGCatcagccgccgccgccgccacagGACTCATCTAAGCCTGCCGTCCCTCAGGGACCCGGCCCTGCTCCCGGAGTAGGCAGCGCTCCCCCGGCCTCCGGCTCGGCGCCGCCCGCCACACCCCCGACTTCGGGGGCCCCCACGGGGCCAGGCCCCACCCCGACCCCGCCGCCCGCTGTCACCTCGGCGCCCCCCGGGGTGCCCCCGCCCGCGCCGCCGAGCAGCGGGgtccccaccacccccccgcaGGCTGGCGGCCCGCCGCCTCCACCCGCGGGGGTCCCGGGCCCCGGGCCTAAGCAGGGCCCAGGAGCCGGCGGCCCCAAAGGCGGCAAAATGCCAGGCGGGCCGAAGCCCGGCGGCGGCCCGGGCCTAAGCACTCCTGGCGGCCACCCCAAGCCGCCGCACCGAGGCGGCGGGGAGCCCCGCGGGGGCCGGCAACACCACCCGCCCTACCACCAGCAGCACCACCAAGGGCCGCCACCCGGCGGGCCCGGGGGCCGCAGTGAGGAGAAGATCTCTGACTCCGAG GGGTTTAAAGCCAACTTGTCTCTCTTGAGGAGGCCTGGAGAGAAAACTTACACGCAGCGTTGTCGGTTGTTTGTTGGTAATCTACCTGCTGATATCACGGAGGATGAATTCAAAAGATTATTTGCTAAATATGGAGAACCAGGAGAAGTTTTTATCAACAAAGGCAAAGGATTTGGATTTATTAAGCtt GAATCTAGAGCATTAGCTGAAATTGCTAAAGCTGAACTTGATGATACACCCATGAGAGGTAGACAGCTTCGGGTTCGATTTGCCACACATGCTGCTGCCCTTTCTGTTCGAAATCTTTCACCTTATGTTTCCAATGAACTGTTGGAAGAAGCCTTTAGTCAGTTTGGTCCTATTGAAAGGGCTGTTGTAATTGTGGATGATCGTGGAAGATCTACAGGGAAAGGCATTGTTGAATTTGCTTCTAAACCAGCAGcaagaaaagcatttgaaagaTGCAGTGAAGGTGTTTTCTTACTAACAAC AACTCCTCGTCCAGTCATTGTGGAACCCCTTGAACAGTTAGATGATGAAGATGGTCTTCCTGAAAAACTTGCACAGAAGAATCCAATGTATCAAAA GGAGAGAGAAACCCCTCCTCGTTTTGCCCAGCATGGCACATTTGAGTATGAGTATTCTCAGAGGTGGAAGTCcctggatgaaatggaaaaacagcaGCGGGAACAAGttgaaaaaaacatgaaagatgCAAAGGACAAATTGGAAAGTGAAATGGAAGATGCCTATCATGAGCATCAGGCAAATCTTTTGCGGCAAG ATCTGATGAGACGCCAGGAAGAATTAAGACGCATGGAAGAACTTCACAATCAAGAAATGCAGAAACGTAAAGAGATGCAGTTGAG GCAAGAGGAGGAACGACGtaggagggaagaagagatgaTGATTCGTCAACGTGAGATGGAAGAACAAATGAGACGCCAAAGAGAGGAAAGTTATAGCCGGATGGGCTACATGGATCCG agagaaagagacatgaGAATGGGCGGTGGAGGAGCAATGAACATGGGAG ATCCCTATGGTTCAGGAGGCCAGAAATTTCCACCtctaggtggtggtggtggcataGGTTATGAAGCTAATCCTGGAGTTCCACCGGCAACAATGAGTGGTTCCATGATGGGAAGCGACATG GTAAGAATGATTGATGTTGGCTGA